A window of the Gemmatirosa kalamazoonensis genome harbors these coding sequences:
- a CDS encoding cytochrome c maturation protein CcmE, whose product MKARTKFLIGGLLVLGSAGFLMASSIKETGQYYLTPGELAAKVSRDPSFRESGVKVGARVVPGSIKRDPGGRSLTFDMTDGQQTYAVAYRGIAPDTFTDGVDVIVEGRLGSDGTFRATTLLAKCASRYENAPDKYKSTPGYQAPGTQRAPVPGARA is encoded by the coding sequence GTGAAAGCGCGGACCAAGTTTCTCATCGGGGGCCTGCTGGTCCTCGGCAGTGCCGGCTTCCTCATGGCCAGCTCCATCAAGGAGACCGGCCAGTACTACCTCACGCCCGGCGAGCTCGCGGCGAAGGTTTCCCGCGACCCGAGCTTTCGCGAGAGCGGCGTGAAGGTCGGCGCGCGCGTCGTGCCGGGGAGCATCAAGCGCGATCCCGGTGGGCGCTCGCTCACGTTCGACATGACCGACGGCCAGCAGACCTACGCCGTGGCGTACCGCGGCATCGCCCCCGACACGTTCACCGACGGGGTCGACGTCATCGTCGAGGGTCGCCTCGGCTCCGACGGGACGTTCCGGGCCACGACGCTGCTCGCGAAGTGCGCGTCGCGCTACGAGAACGCGCCCGACAAGTACAAGAGCACGCCCGGGTATCAGGCACCCGGCACCCAGCGCGCGCCGGTGCCCGGCGCGCGCGCCTGA
- a CDS encoding uracil-DNA glycosylase family protein, translated as MSRRLPISAALESHRAALAACRRCTLPPDVRPVVSHAREPRIVLVGQAPGRAEVSNGRAFSGRAGKTLFRWFERAGFTEDVVREHVYIAAVTRCFPGAHPSGRGDRVPNPSERTACAGWLDAELRIIRPELIIPVGRLAMDRFFGPRPLDALVGREHEVAYDGGRAVAVPLPHPSGASSWVHAAEHQALLQRALELLAVRFAALGIGEGVRSAA; from the coding sequence ATGTCACGCCGTCTCCCGATCTCCGCCGCGCTCGAGTCGCACCGCGCCGCGCTCGCGGCCTGCCGCCGCTGCACGCTCCCGCCCGACGTCCGCCCCGTCGTCTCCCACGCCCGCGAACCGCGCATCGTGCTCGTCGGCCAGGCGCCCGGCCGGGCCGAGGTCTCGAACGGACGCGCGTTCTCGGGGCGCGCGGGGAAGACGCTGTTCCGGTGGTTCGAGCGCGCCGGGTTCACCGAGGACGTTGTGCGCGAGCACGTCTACATCGCGGCCGTCACGCGGTGCTTTCCCGGCGCCCATCCCTCCGGCCGCGGCGACCGCGTGCCGAACCCGTCGGAGCGGACCGCGTGCGCGGGGTGGCTCGACGCGGAGCTGCGGATCATCCGGCCGGAGCTGATCATCCCCGTCGGCCGGCTGGCGATGGACCGCTTCTTCGGGCCGCGCCCGCTCGACGCGCTCGTCGGGCGCGAGCACGAGGTTGCGTATGACGGGGGGCGCGCCGTCGCCGTGCCCCTGCCGCATCCCTCCGGCGCGAGCTCCTGGGTGCACGCGGCGGAGCACCAGGCGCTGCTGCAGCGCGCGCTCGAGCTGCTCGCCGTGCGCTTCGCCGCGCTCGGCATCGGCGAGGGCGTGCGGAGCGCCGCGTGA
- a CDS encoding ABC transporter ATP-binding protein, whose product MQLEIRHLSKTYPNGVRALDDVSLSIPPGMFGLLGPNGAGKSSLMRTIATLQQPDTGTITLGDLDVLKSADAVRRLLGYLPQEFGLYPNLSAEMVLDHFATLKGLTESKARRRVVDALLEQVNLADARKKAVGGFSGGMKQRLGIAIALAGDPRLIIVDEPTAGLDPSERYRFLNLLAEIGQERIVILSTHIVDDVRELCPRMAIINRGRVVLAGEPTQVLAGVAGRIWRREMSRDELEATRATHEVISVRLVAGRPVVHVFADACPDPRWVPVDPDLEDVYFHTLAGGTIDGASGSPSADAPALQSV is encoded by the coding sequence GTGCAGCTCGAGATCCGCCACCTGTCGAAGACCTATCCGAACGGCGTCCGCGCGCTCGACGACGTGTCGCTCAGCATCCCGCCCGGGATGTTCGGGCTCCTCGGCCCCAACGGCGCGGGCAAGTCGTCGCTCATGCGCACGATCGCGACGCTCCAGCAGCCCGACACCGGCACCATCACGCTCGGCGACCTCGACGTCCTGAAGTCCGCGGACGCCGTGCGGCGGCTGCTCGGCTACCTGCCGCAGGAGTTCGGGCTCTACCCGAATCTCTCGGCGGAGATGGTGCTCGACCACTTCGCCACGCTGAAGGGCCTAACGGAATCGAAGGCGCGCCGCCGAGTCGTCGACGCGCTGCTCGAGCAGGTGAATCTCGCCGACGCGCGCAAGAAGGCGGTCGGCGGCTTCTCGGGCGGCATGAAGCAGCGACTCGGGATCGCCATCGCGCTCGCCGGCGACCCGCGGCTCATCATCGTCGACGAGCCGACGGCGGGACTCGATCCGTCGGAGCGCTACCGCTTCCTCAACCTGCTCGCCGAGATCGGACAGGAGCGCATCGTGATCCTGTCGACGCACATCGTCGACGACGTGCGCGAGCTGTGCCCGCGGATGGCGATCATCAACCGCGGGCGCGTCGTGCTCGCCGGCGAGCCGACGCAGGTGCTCGCCGGCGTGGCGGGGCGCATCTGGCGGCGCGAGATGTCGCGCGACGAGCTGGAGGCGACCCGGGCGACGCACGAGGTGATCTCGGTGCGACTCGTCGCCGGACGGCCGGTGGTGCACGTCTTCGCCGATGCGTGCCCCGATCCGCGCTGGGTGCCGGTCGATCCGGATCTCGAGGACGTGTACTTCCACACGCTCGCCGGCGGCACGATCGACGGTGCGTCGGGCTCGCCGAGCGCCGACGCCCCCGCCCTGCAGTCCGTCTGA